The Moraxella nasicaprae sequence CAAGTCCTGTTGCCAAACAAAAGTGGCATTGACCGCAGTTAGGGCGTGATTGATGTTTTTGTATTGTATTTCATCAAGCTCGATGTTGATGAGCGACAAATGCCAATGAAAATGCGTGAGCGTATGTTTGATGGTTTTGTGGGCTTGTATGGGTATGGCTGGCAAAACATCAATAATCTGCCTTTCGGCAAGGCTTAACGGCTGGGCATTTGCCATCATCTCGTGTTGTTTTTTGGCTGATGATGTGTCATTGGGTATGTTCGCATCATCGCCAATCATGAGCATGGGCAGGCTATATAAACCGTCCCAGATACCGCCATCGTTGGTTCGTTTTATCCATAGTCTTTCATCGCCAAATGTGAGGGCGAACACCAAAGAATGACGATGGGGCTTGTCTGCTTTTTTGGCTTTGACAGGGTAGGCGGTGGGGTTGCCCTGACGATGAGCCGTGCAGTCAGATTGAATGGGGCAGTATTCGCACTTAGGCTTGGTGCGAGTGCAGATGGTTGCACCCAAATCCATCATCGCTTGGGCGTATTTGCCACTATCCTCATTGGGGGTTAGGGTATCAGCGAGTATCCATAGTGCTTTATCGGTGGCTTGTTTGGTGATGTCGCCATCAATACCTGCCCAGCGAGTCAGCACTCGTTTGACATTGCCATCGCAAATCACGCCACGACGACGCACGCCCATTGCCATGATTGCCCCAGCGGTGGAACGCCCCACACCTCTGATGGCTTGCCACTCATCAAGCGTCTGTGGAAAATTCCCCGTCCTTTCGATAAAATCAGACACCTGTTTTGCCCCTTGATGTAAGTTTTTGGCACGAGCATAGTAGCCAAGCCCTGCCCAAAGATACGCCACTTCATCAAAGTTGGCATTCGCTAAGTCTTGAACAGTGGGAAATCTTGACATGAATTTATCAAAATAATTTAATACAGTTGCCACTTGTGTCTGCTGTAACATCACTTCTGATAGCCAGACTGCGTAGATGTTTGCGTGTGATTGATGATGGTACTGCCAAGGCAAATCGTGGCGACCATCTGTATCAAACCAAGCTAATAGTCGTGGGGCAAAGGTGGTGTGGTTAAGGCTTGTCATCATGGCATAAAAGGGCTAGAATACGGTGCAGGTATTATAAAAACATGGACCATAAATGACAACAAAAATGACGAATCGATTTTGTCATGGCATTGCCGCTGGTATGCTGGCAATGGGCGTGTTGTTGTCTCAATATGCACAGGCATCGTTGCAAGACAGCAGTACGAGCAAATTTATGCCAACTGATTGGCAGATGGGCTTTGATGATGCATTCGCTGCTTGTGCGGATAATTTTTATCAAGCACCGCCTTTGCTGGTGGGAGAGCAGGGGCAAAGATTAAATCAGCAGTTGTACGCCTTGTGTTTTGATGGATTTGCCACTTTGTATTCTGGCGTATCTTTGACACCATTTTGGTCGGCATCGCATCTGACCAAGCAACGAGTACAGACCGCTCATCAGTTGGTGCGTTCGGATAATTTTCGCCCAGAGTATCGTTTACCTGTGCAGGCACAGGCACAGCTGGCAGATTATCGGCGTTCTGGTTTTGATCGTGGACATGTTGCTCCCAATGGCGATATGGCAACCACCACCCAGCAATATGATAGTTTTAGCCTTGCTAATATTGCTCCGCAGCACACCGACCACAATCGTCATTTGTGGCGACACATTGAGATTGCTACTCGCACTTTGGCAGTACGTTATGAAGAGGTTTATGTGGTGACGGGCGTGGCGTTTTTGGGCAAGACCAGCCAACGCATTGGTGGGCGAGTGATGGTGCCAAGTCATTTTTTTAAAGCGGTGTATGTACCGTCAATCCAGCAAGCAGGCGTGTATTGGTCGCCCAATGATGCCGCAGGCAACCATCAAGTCATCAGTTTGTCCAAATTGGAGCAGTACACAGGCATTCGTGTCATGCCCGCACTACCTC is a genomic window containing:
- the mutY gene encoding A/G-specific adenine glycosylase, with the protein product MMTSLNHTTFAPRLLAWFDTDGRHDLPWQYHHQSHANIYAVWLSEVMLQQTQVATVLNYFDKFMSRFPTVQDLANANFDEVAYLWAGLGYYARAKNLHQGAKQVSDFIERTGNFPQTLDEWQAIRGVGRSTAGAIMAMGVRRRGVICDGNVKRVLTRWAGIDGDITKQATDKALWILADTLTPNEDSGKYAQAMMDLGATICTRTKPKCEYCPIQSDCTAHRQGNPTAYPVKAKKADKPHRHSLVFALTFGDERLWIKRTNDGGIWDGLYSLPMLMIGDDANIPNDTSSAKKQHEMMANAQPLSLAERQIIDVLPAIPIQAHKTIKHTLTHFHWHLSLINIELDEIQYKNINHALTAVNATFVWQQDLTGLAAPKAMHKLMTKSF
- a CDS encoding DNA/RNA non-specific endonuclease, whose protein sequence is MTTKMTNRFCHGIAAGMLAMGVLLSQYAQASLQDSSTSKFMPTDWQMGFDDAFAACADNFYQAPPLLVGEQGQRLNQQLYALCFDGFATLYSGVSLTPFWSASHLTKQRVQTAHQLVRSDNFRPEYRLPVQAQAQLADYRRSGFDRGHVAPNGDMATTTQQYDSFSLANIAPQHTDHNRHLWRHIEIATRTLAVRYEEVYVVTGVAFLGKTSQRIGGRVMVPSHFFKAVYVPSIQQAGVYWSPNDAAGNHQVISLSKLEQYTGIRVMPALPPSIQTHAYALPAPMNDKEAQAILLGKTGWLDLAWQMVQYLTKWLHQT